A genomic segment from Sulfuritalea hydrogenivorans sk43H encodes:
- the lysA gene encoding diaminopimelate decarboxylase, whose translation MSLAVMHQDGLRVEGVALAGIAARFGTPCYVYSRAALTAAYAGYRDALQAHGLADRSLICYAVKANSNLAILNLFARLGAGFDIVSAGELARVLAAGGSPEKIVFSGVGKSRAEMRAALEAGIHCFNVESASELDHLNEVAGSLGRRAPVSLRVNPDVDARTHPYISTGLKSAKFGVAIADAFDIYRRAASLPHIAVKGIDCHIGSQLLDPAPAAEAADKVLALVDRLAAAGIVLEHIDLGGGMGIQYRADEPAPATTDYLAPMLAKLAGRREKLVFEPGRSLVGNAGLLLTRVDVLKPGEEKHFAVVDAAMNDLMRPALYDAWHDIVKVGADDTATGAAMSYEIVGPVCESGDFLGHDRLLALREGDLLAILSAGAYGMAMASNYNTRPRAAEVMVDGGSVHLIRRREEIAELFALESVLP comes from the coding sequence ATGAGCCTTGCCGTCATGCACCAGGACGGCCTTCGCGTCGAAGGCGTCGCGCTGGCCGGGATCGCCGCTCGCTTCGGCACGCCCTGCTATGTCTATTCGCGCGCCGCGCTCACCGCCGCCTACGCGGGCTATCGCGATGCGCTGCAGGCGCATGGCCTGGCCGACCGCTCGCTGATCTGCTACGCGGTCAAGGCCAATTCCAATCTCGCCATCCTCAACCTGTTCGCGCGGCTCGGCGCCGGCTTCGACATTGTCTCCGCCGGCGAGCTGGCGCGCGTCCTGGCGGCCGGCGGCAGCCCGGAAAAAATCGTGTTCTCCGGCGTCGGCAAGTCGCGTGCGGAAATGCGCGCCGCGCTGGAAGCAGGCATTCACTGCTTCAACGTCGAATCAGCCAGCGAACTCGACCATCTCAATGAAGTCGCCGGCAGCCTCGGCCGCCGCGCGCCGGTGTCATTGCGCGTCAACCCGGACGTCGACGCCAGGACCCATCCCTACATTTCCACCGGCCTCAAGAGCGCCAAGTTCGGCGTCGCCATCGCCGATGCCTTCGACATCTACCGGCGCGCGGCGTCGCTGCCGCACATCGCGGTGAAGGGCATCGACTGCCACATCGGCTCGCAACTGCTCGACCCGGCGCCGGCGGCCGAAGCCGCCGACAAGGTGCTGGCCCTGGTCGATCGCCTGGCGGCGGCCGGCATCGTGCTGGAACACATCGACCTCGGCGGCGGCATGGGCATCCAGTACCGCGCCGACGAGCCGGCACCGGCGACCACCGACTATCTGGCGCCGATGCTGGCGAAGCTGGCCGGACGCCGCGAAAAGCTGGTGTTCGAACCCGGCCGCTCGCTGGTCGGTAACGCGGGCCTGCTGCTGACCCGCGTCGACGTGCTGAAACCCGGCGAAGAGAAGCACTTCGCGGTGGTCGATGCGGCGATGAACGACCTGATGCGCCCCGCGCTGTATGACGCCTGGCACGACATCGTGAAAGTCGGCGCCGACGATACGGCGACGGGCGCGGCCATGTCCTACGAAATCGTCGGCCCGGTCTGCGAGTCGGGCGACTTCCTCGGCCACGACCGCCTGCTGGCCCTGCGCGAAGGCGACCTGCTGGCCATCCTCTCGGCCGGCGCCTACGGCATGGCCATGGCCTCGAACTACAACACCCGGCCGCGCGCCGCGGAAGTCATGGTCGATGGCGGCAGCGTCCATCTGATCCGCCGCCGCGAGGAGATCGCGGAACTCTTCGCGCTGGAATCGGTCCTGCCCTGA
- a CDS encoding pilus assembly protein PilM, producing the protein MQIDVSALKSIFNPKLRPLIGVDISSTAVKMVELVDAGKGQPRVERYAIESLPKEAVLDGNLASLEAVAETLQRCWKRLGTSTRFVALALPTSAVITKKITLPANLREQDMEIQVESEANQYIPFALEEVNLDFQVIGPAPGSPDDVEVLLAASRKEKVEDRVAAAEVAELKPVVMDVEAYAIQAAYELVIKQLPKEGAGQIIALIDVGAAAMKVTIMKDDQQIYGREQAFGGSQLTDEIMRVYGMGADEAENLKRSGTPPDNYEAEILHPFIENMAQEVARALQFFFTSTPFSEVNHIILAGGSALVPGVAEIVGQRTNVNTILADPFAGMAISPRIRAKQLAADAPSLMVACGLALRKFDQ; encoded by the coding sequence TTGCAGATCGATGTCTCGGCTCTGAAGTCGATCTTTAACCCGAAGCTGCGTCCGCTGATCGGCGTGGATATCAGTTCGACCGCCGTCAAGATGGTCGAACTGGTCGATGCCGGCAAGGGGCAGCCCCGGGTCGAGCGCTACGCGATTGAATCCTTGCCCAAGGAAGCTGTGCTGGATGGCAACCTGGCTTCGCTTGAGGCGGTGGCGGAAACCCTTCAGCGGTGCTGGAAGCGACTCGGCACCTCGACGCGATTCGTCGCGCTGGCCCTGCCGACGTCCGCGGTCATTACCAAAAAGATCACCCTGCCCGCCAATCTGCGTGAGCAGGACATGGAGATACAGGTCGAGTCGGAAGCCAATCAGTACATTCCGTTTGCGCTGGAGGAGGTCAATCTGGATTTCCAGGTGATCGGCCCTGCGCCGGGGAGTCCCGACGATGTCGAAGTACTGCTGGCGGCCTCGCGCAAGGAAAAAGTCGAAGACCGCGTCGCCGCCGCGGAAGTGGCCGAACTCAAACCGGTGGTGATGGATGTCGAGGCCTACGCAATCCAGGCGGCCTATGAACTGGTAATCAAGCAGCTGCCGAAGGAAGGTGCCGGCCAGATCATCGCATTGATCGATGTCGGCGCCGCCGCCATGAAGGTCACCATCATGAAGGATGACCAGCAGATCTACGGACGTGAACAGGCCTTTGGCGGATCGCAGCTCACCGACGAGATCATGCGGGTCTATGGCATGGGTGCCGACGAAGCGGAGAACCTGAAGCGTTCGGGTACGCCGCCGGACAACTACGAGGCGGAAATCCTCCATCCCTTCATTGAAAACATGGCGCAGGAAGTGGCGCGCGCGTTGCAGTTTTTCTTTACCTCGACGCCTTTCAGCGAAGTTAACCACATCATTCTCGCGGGCGGCTCGGCGCTGGTTCCGGGTGTCGCCGAAATCGTCGGCCAGCGCACCAACGTCAATACGATATTGGCCGATCCGTTTGCCGGCATGGCGATATCGCCGCGCATTCGCGCGAAACAGCTTGCCGCGGACGCGCCATCGCTGATGGTGGCTTGCGGCTTGGCCCTCAGGAAGTTCGATCAATGA
- the lptM gene encoding LPS translocon maturation chaperone LptM, which produces MRASSASAAAMNSRSSIACYHPLPVETHLFAMRLIPSFLAALVALTALAACGTKTPLSLPPQPQTAAKAAVPPAPSHEGIPLRITPAADNSNKAVAEPRQ; this is translated from the coding sequence ATGCGTGCCAGCTCGGCATCCGCCGCGGCCATGAATTCCCGCTCATCCATCGCGTGTTACCATCCTTTGCCTGTCGAGACACACCTATTTGCCATGCGCCTGATTCCTTCATTCCTCGCCGCCCTGGTCGCCCTGACGGCGCTCGCCGCCTGTGGCACCAAGACCCCGTTGTCGCTTCCGCCCCAGCCGCAAACCGCGGCCAAGGCCGCCGTACCGCCGGCGCCGTCCCACGAGGGGATACCGCTTCGCATAACTCCTGCGGCCGATAATAGCAACAAAGCCGTCGCCGAGCCTCGCCAATGA
- the cyaY gene encoding iron donor protein CyaY, whose protein sequence is MDEREFMAAADAELARIEAALEAASESGVADFDFETKPGGVIEIEFENGSKIILNRHGAAREIWLAAKSGGYHFRPEGGRWLGTRDGEELMAALSRTLSEQAGVRVEL, encoded by the coding sequence ATGGATGAGCGGGAATTCATGGCCGCGGCGGATGCCGAGCTGGCACGCATCGAGGCGGCGCTGGAGGCGGCGAGCGAAAGTGGAGTTGCCGATTTCGATTTTGAAACCAAGCCCGGCGGCGTGATCGAGATCGAGTTCGAGAACGGCTCGAAGATCATCCTGAATCGTCACGGCGCGGCGCGGGAGATCTGGCTCGCGGCGAAGTCCGGTGGCTATCATTTTCGTCCCGAGGGCGGGCGCTGGCTGGGCACGCGCGACGGCGAAGAATTGATGGCGGCCTTGTCGCGCACCCTTTCCGAACAGGCCGGCGTCAGGGTCGAACTTTAG
- a CDS encoding efflux RND transporter periplasmic adaptor subunit: MAGIVEVQVVSPGDYVKIGDPLFNLVAPKKLRAHLPFAESFGPRLKPGQEVRLVSPLAPGKVFASRIKDIRPGIVEGSRSLDVLVDIDNDGSLRGGGTVNAAVIVSAKAEALTVPEQSVVLRPAGKVVYVVADVDGQKKAQQKPVKVGAKRSGRIEVLEGLSGGETIALDGAGFLTNGAAVAIKEAAKAGKPGPTVGAGGTAATGAAGTQDAAKPDAK; this comes from the coding sequence ATGGCCGGCATCGTCGAAGTGCAGGTCGTCTCGCCCGGCGATTACGTCAAGATCGGCGATCCGCTGTTCAACCTGGTCGCGCCGAAAAAGCTGCGCGCGCACCTGCCCTTCGCCGAGAGCTTCGGTCCGCGCCTGAAGCCCGGGCAGGAGGTCAGGCTGGTTTCCCCGCTGGCGCCGGGCAAGGTGTTTGCCAGCCGCATCAAGGACATCCGCCCCGGCATCGTCGAAGGCAGCCGCAGCCTCGATGTGCTGGTCGACATCGACAATGACGGCAGCCTGCGCGGCGGCGGCACGGTCAATGCCGCGGTGATCGTCTCGGCCAAGGCCGAAGCCCTGACCGTGCCCGAGCAAAGCGTGGTGCTGCGCCCCGCCGGCAAGGTGGTGTATGTCGTCGCCGACGTAGACGGGCAGAAGAAGGCGCAGCAGAAGCCGGTCAAGGTCGGCGCCAAGCGCAGCGGCCGCATCGAGGTCCTCGAAGGCCTCTCCGGCGGCGAAACCATCGCGCTCGATGGCGCCGGCTTCCTCACCAACGGCGCCGCCGTCGCCATCAAGGAAGCCGCGAAGGCCGGCAAGCCCGGGCCCACAGTCGGCGCTGGCGGTACGGCGGCCACGGGTGCGGCCGGCACCCAAGACGCCGCCAAGCCCGACGCTAAATGA
- a CDS encoding penicillin-binding protein 1A produces the protein MPIPALPVPARWALYFLLLIGGAVLSIAALAGIVLILAYPQLPSIEVLTDYQPKIPLRIYSSDGHLIGEFGEERRNFARIKDVPSVMKQAILAAEDERFYQHPGIDTLGVLRAAYSNFVGGGKRQGASTITMQVARNFFLSSEKTLTRKLYEMLLAFKIENNLGKDQILEIYINQIFLGQRAYGFSAAAQIYFGKALKDVSIAEAAMLAGLPKAPSAYNPVANPKRAQLRQRYVLRRMHELDFIDDAQWKSAQAETLHVKRDVNDFGVRAEHVAEMARQIAAERFPDDVYSRGLRVITTITRSDQQAAYLAVRRGVIDYDRRHGYRGAEAYVEVKNNGAEQEEELEELLSEYDDSDDLLPAIVLEATPKLVRAYLRGGEILKIGDEGLKFAARMLDEKSPPNKRVRRGAVIRVQKADKGWQITQLPEVEASFVAASPVDGAIRALVGGFDFNRSKFNHVTQAWRQPGSSFKPFIYSAGLEKGYTPASVIEDEPVSISAEETGSQAWEPKNYDGKYEGPMSLRTALAKSKNMVSIRLLRSIGTQYAQDYVTRFGFDADKNPPYLTLALGAGAVTPWQQLAAYSIFANGGYRIEPHIVRKILDDKGVVLAEMQPALAGDESLRAIDARNAWLMDSMMHDVVRRGTATRAAAVLKRGDLAGKTGTTNDYIDAWFCGYQPTVVGVAWIGFDQPKRMGNGETGGAAALPIWIGFMEHALKNVPESWQETPEGLVAIVANDPSGKASKELIYREHLPPLPAEEEREEAKQAPAPVQDAKPKPVEKLAAEKPAAQKPAEKKN, from the coding sequence GTGCCCATTCCCGCCCTGCCCGTTCCCGCCCGTTGGGCGCTGTATTTCCTGCTGCTGATCGGCGGCGCCGTGCTGAGCATCGCCGCGCTGGCCGGCATCGTGCTGATCCTGGCCTATCCACAGTTGCCCTCGATCGAGGTCCTGACCGACTACCAGCCGAAAATCCCGCTGCGCATCTACTCCAGCGACGGCCATCTGATCGGCGAGTTCGGCGAGGAACGACGCAACTTTGCACGCATCAAGGACGTTCCCTCCGTCATGAAGCAGGCCATTCTCGCGGCCGAAGATGAACGCTTCTACCAGCATCCGGGCATCGACACGCTGGGCGTATTGCGCGCAGCGTATTCCAATTTCGTGGGTGGTGGCAAGCGCCAGGGCGCTTCGACCATCACCATGCAGGTGGCGCGCAACTTTTTCCTTTCCAGCGAAAAAACCCTGACGCGCAAACTTTACGAGATGTTGCTGGCGTTCAAAATCGAGAACAATCTGGGCAAAGACCAGATACTCGAAATCTACATCAACCAGATTTTCCTCGGACAGCGCGCCTACGGCTTTTCGGCGGCGGCGCAAATCTACTTCGGCAAGGCGCTGAAGGATGTCAGCATCGCCGAGGCAGCCATGCTCGCCGGGCTGCCCAAGGCACCCTCGGCCTACAACCCGGTGGCCAATCCGAAGCGGGCGCAATTGCGCCAGCGCTATGTCCTGCGCCGCATGCACGAACTCGACTTCATCGACGACGCCCAATGGAAGTCCGCCCAGGCGGAAACCCTGCACGTCAAGCGCGACGTCAACGACTTCGGCGTCCGCGCCGAGCATGTGGCTGAAATGGCGCGCCAGATCGCTGCCGAGCGCTTCCCCGACGATGTCTACAGCCGGGGCCTGCGCGTCATCACCACCATCACCCGCAGCGACCAGCAGGCAGCCTACCTTGCGGTGCGCCGCGGCGTCATCGACTACGACCGCCGCCACGGCTATCGCGGCGCCGAGGCCTACGTCGAAGTGAAAAACAACGGGGCCGAGCAGGAAGAAGAGCTGGAAGAGTTGCTGTCCGAGTACGACGACAGCGACGACCTGCTGCCGGCCATCGTGCTCGAGGCAACGCCGAAACTTGTCCGCGCCTACCTGCGCGGCGGTGAAATTCTCAAGATCGGCGACGAGGGCCTCAAGTTCGCCGCGCGCATGCTGGACGAAAAATCGCCGCCCAACAAGCGGGTGCGGCGCGGCGCGGTGATCCGCGTGCAGAAGGCCGACAAGGGATGGCAGATCACCCAGCTGCCCGAGGTGGAAGCCTCATTCGTCGCCGCCAGCCCGGTCGATGGCGCAATCCGGGCGCTGGTCGGCGGCTTCGATTTCAATCGCAGCAAGTTCAACCATGTCACCCAGGCCTGGCGCCAGCCCGGCTCCAGCTTCAAGCCCTTCATCTACTCGGCCGGTCTGGAAAAGGGTTACACCCCGGCCTCCGTCATCGAAGACGAACCCGTCTCGATCTCCGCCGAAGAAACCGGTTCCCAGGCCTGGGAACCGAAGAACTACGACGGCAAATACGAAGGCCCGATGAGCCTGCGCACCGCGCTGGCGAAATCCAAGAACATGGTGTCGATCCGCCTGCTGCGCTCGATCGGCACGCAATACGCACAGGACTACGTGACGCGCTTCGGCTTCGACGCGGACAAGAATCCGCCTTACCTGACGCTGGCGCTGGGCGCCGGCGCGGTGACGCCCTGGCAGCAGCTCGCCGCCTATTCCATCTTCGCCAACGGCGGCTATCGCATCGAGCCGCATATCGTGCGCAAGATCCTCGACGACAAGGGCGTGGTGCTGGCCGAGATGCAGCCCGCGCTGGCGGGCGACGAATCACTGCGCGCGATCGACGCGCGCAACGCCTGGCTGATGGACAGCATGATGCACGATGTGGTGCGGCGCGGCACCGCCACCCGCGCCGCCGCGGTACTCAAGCGTGGCGACCTGGCGGGCAAGACCGGCACCACCAACGATTACATCGATGCCTGGTTCTGCGGCTACCAGCCGACCGTGGTCGGCGTCGCCTGGATCGGCTTCGACCAGCCCAAGCGCATGGGCAACGGCGAAACCGGCGGCGCGGCCGCCCTGCCGATCTGGATCGGCTTCATGGAGCATGCACTGAAGAACGTTCCCGAGAGCTGGCAGGAAACCCCCGAAGGCCTGGTGGCGATCGTCGCCAACGATCCCTCGGGCAAGGCCAGCAAGGAGCTCATCTACCGTGAGCATCTGCCGCCACTGCCGGCCGAGGAGGAAAGGGAAGAAGCCAAACAGGCTCCGGCGCCGGTGCAGGACGCCAAACCGAAGCCCGTTGAAAAGCTCGCGGCGGAAAAACCTGCGGCGCAGAAACCCGCCGAAAAGAAGAACTAA